One genomic window of Cottoperca gobio chromosome 10, fCotGob3.1, whole genome shotgun sequence includes the following:
- the clic2 gene encoding chloride intracellular channel protein 2, giving the protein MALRQNSEKEPSIELFIKAGHDGENVGNCPFCQRLFMVLWLKGVKFTVTTVDMRKKPAELKDLAPGTNPPFLLYNGTLKTDFIKIEEFLEQTVAPPRYPHLSPLNKESFDVGADVFAKFSAFIKNSPNNTFHEKNLLREFKRLDNYLNSPLPEEIDHNSTETIGVSKRKFLDGDRLTLADCNLLPKLHVIRIAAKKYCDFDIPPEFTGVWRYLRNANEREEFKQTCPADIEIEKAYLSVANKRK; this is encoded by the exons TGTTTATTAAG GCTGGACATGATGGGGAGAACGTGGGGAACTGCCCTTTCTGTCAGAGGCTCTTCATGGTTTTGTGGCTGAAAGGAGTGAAGTTTACAGTGACCACTGTTGACATGAGGAA GAAGCCGGCTGAGCTCAAAGACTTGGCCCCCGGGACCaaccctcctttcctcctctacAACGGCACCCTCAAAACAGACTTCATCAAAATCGAGGAGTTCCTTGAACAAACAGTGGCCCCTCCCAG GTATCCTCATCTCAGCCCGCTAAACAAAGAGTCCTTTGACGTGGGCGCTGACGTTTTTGCAAAGTTCTCTGCTTTCATCAAGAACAGTCCCAATAACACCT TCCATGAGAAAAACCTGCTGCGGGAGTTCAAGCGCCTCGACAACTACCTGAACTCGCCACTCCCCGAGGAGATCGACCACAACTCCACAGAAACCATCGGCGTCTCCAAGAGGAAGTTTCTGGATGGCGACCGCCTCACCTTGGCTGACTGCAACCTGCTGCCCAAACTGCACGTTATCAGG ATTGCTGCCAAGAAGTACTGCGACTTTGACATCCCCCCAGAGTTCACAGGTGTGTGGCGATACCTTCGAAACGCCAACGAGAGAGAGGAGTTCAAACAGACGTGTCCAGCCGACATTGAAATTGAAAAGGCTTACTTAAGTGTGGCCAACAAGAGGAAATAA